A genomic region of Thermodesulfovibrio aggregans contains the following coding sequences:
- a CDS encoding uracil-DNA glycosylase: MGREIDKVVEILNFYKNLGFKDLPEQFINSLLERQSLNVLASDYDTSSDQEKLSIEKLNEQIRNCKKCPLSNSRTNPVCGEGSITAKLMFVGEAPGVDEDLQGRPFVGEAGKLLTSLIEKMGFKREEVYITNTVKCHPPMNRDPFETEISSCFEYLKKEIKIVLPKVIMTLGKVATYTLMGMHGKLKDLQISKIRGKVFFYEQIPVIPTFHPAYLLRNRKDKWLTWNDAQEALRRLK; this comes from the coding sequence ATGGGGCGAGAGATAGACAAAGTAGTTGAGATACTCAATTTTTATAAAAATCTTGGATTTAAAGATTTACCTGAACAGTTCATTAATTCTTTACTGGAAAGACAATCACTAAACGTTTTAGCTTCAGATTATGATACATCTTCAGACCAAGAAAAACTCTCAATTGAAAAATTGAATGAACAAATCAGGAACTGCAAAAAATGTCCTCTGAGTAATTCAAGAACAAATCCTGTATGTGGTGAAGGTAGTATTACAGCAAAACTTATGTTTGTTGGTGAAGCTCCGGGTGTTGATGAGGATTTGCAGGGAAGACCTTTTGTGGGTGAGGCTGGTAAACTCTTAACAAGCCTTATTGAAAAAATGGGTTTTAAAAGGGAGGAGGTTTATATAACAAATACAGTGAAATGCCATCCTCCAATGAATAGAGATCCCTTTGAAACTGAAATATCTTCATGCTTTGAATATTTAAAAAAAGAAATTAAAATAGTTCTACCAAAAGTTATTATGACTCTCGGTAAAGTTGCAACATATACTTTAATGGGAATGCATGGGAAGCTTAAGGATTTACAGATATCTAAAATAAGAGGAAAGGTTTTCTTTTACGAGCAGATTCCTGTTATTCCCACATTTCATCCAGCTTATTTACTAAGAAACAGAAAAGACAAATGGCTTACATGGAATGATGCACAAGAAGCTCTAAGGAGGCTTAAATGA
- a CDS encoding DUF2905 domain-containing protein — protein sequence MNEIGKFLILIGIVTMVIGLLLMMVGKIPFIGRLPGDIIIEKRNFVFYFPLGTSVLLSIILSLIFYLLSKK from the coding sequence ATGAATGAAATTGGAAAATTTTTGATTCTTATCGGAATAGTAACCATGGTAATTGGTTTACTGTTGATGATGGTGGGAAAAATCCCATTTATTGGTAGACTTCCGGGTGATATTATAATTGAGAAAAGAAACTTTGTATTCTATTTTCCACTAGGCACATCAGTTCTCTTAAGCATTATCCTCTCTTTAATATTTTATCTTTTGAGCAAAAAATGA
- a CDS encoding epoxyqueuosine reductase QueH translates to MKILLHTCCSNCAIYPIEILTEKGYDVILFWYNPNIHPYTEYRARMHSLKKLEQLWNLRVIYDDNYREFYKFLRAVAGKEKERCEICYRMRLERTAEKAKEIGIERFSTTLLVSPYQKFDKIIEIGNELSRVFGVNFIGEDFREGFKKAMKSAVELELYRQKYCGCIYSEAERYLKRINYE, encoded by the coding sequence ATGAAAATACTGCTTCATACATGCTGTAGCAACTGTGCTATTTATCCAATAGAGATTTTAACAGAGAAAGGATATGATGTTATTTTATTCTGGTATAATCCCAATATTCATCCCTACACTGAATACCGAGCAAGAATGCATTCTTTAAAAAAGCTTGAACAACTCTGGAATCTTAGAGTTATTTATGATGACAATTACAGAGAATTTTATAAGTTTTTAAGGGCTGTGGCAGGGAAAGAGAAAGAGAGATGCGAAATATGTTATAGAATGAGACTTGAAAGAACTGCAGAAAAAGCCAAGGAAATCGGAATTGAAAGATTTTCAACCACATTGTTGGTAAGCCCCTATCAAAAATTTGATAAAATAATAGAAATTGGAAACGAATTAAGTAGAGTTTTTGGTGTTAATTTTATCGGAGAAGACTTTAGAGAAGGTTTTAAAAAGGCAATGAAGAGCGCAGTTGAACTTGAACTCTACAGACAGAAATACTGTGGATGTATATATTCAGAAGCTGAAAGATACTTAAAGAGGATAAATTATGAATGA
- the ruvB gene encoding Holliday junction branch migration DNA helicase RuvB yields MENNEFLDITLRPRTLKEFIGQKKIKENIEVFIKAALIRQEPLDHVLFCGPPGLGKTTLATVIANELGVNLKSTSGPVLERAGDVAAILTNLSDRDILFIDEIHRLPRVVEEILYPAMEDFTLDIIVGQGPSARSIKIKLPRFTLIGATTRTGLITSPLRDRFGVVFRLEFYSADELKEIIRRSSKILGISIEEDAAMEIARRSRGTPRIANRLLKRVRDFAQVQGKETIDLTVAKEALAAMDVDSYGLDEMDRKILLTIIEKFNGGPAGIESIAASLREDKDTIEDVYEPYLMQEGFIERTARGRVATRLAYEVLKKKIPERLF; encoded by the coding sequence ATGGAAAATAATGAGTTTTTAGACATAACGCTTAGACCAAGGACATTAAAAGAATTTATAGGTCAGAAGAAAATTAAAGAAAATATTGAAGTTTTTATAAAGGCTGCTCTTATAAGACAGGAACCTCTTGATCATGTTCTTTTCTGCGGACCTCCTGGTCTTGGAAAAACAACGCTTGCAACCGTAATAGCAAATGAACTTGGCGTAAATCTTAAAAGTACATCTGGGCCTGTTCTTGAAAGAGCAGGGGATGTTGCTGCAATTCTTACAAATCTCTCTGACAGAGATATTTTATTTATTGATGAAATTCACAGGCTTCCAAGAGTTGTTGAGGAAATTTTGTATCCTGCTATGGAGGATTTTACTCTTGATATAATTGTTGGTCAGGGACCTTCTGCTCGTTCAATAAAGATAAAACTTCCAAGATTTACACTTATAGGAGCTACAACAAGGACAGGATTAATTACATCTCCTCTAAGAGACCGATTTGGCGTTGTCTTCCGACTTGAGTTTTACAGTGCCGATGAACTTAAAGAGATTATAAGAAGATCATCAAAAATTTTGGGAATTTCAATAGAGGAAGATGCTGCAATGGAGATTGCAAGAAGGTCTCGCGGAACCCCAAGAATAGCAAATAGACTTCTTAAGAGAGTAAGAGATTTTGCTCAGGTTCAGGGTAAAGAAACAATAGATTTAACAGTAGCAAAAGAGGCTCTTGCTGCAATGGATGTTGACAGTTATGGACTTGATGAGATGGATAGAAAAATTCTTCTAACAATAATTGAGAAATTTAATGGTGGTCCTGCTGGTATTGAATCAATTGCAGCTTCTTTAAGAGAAGACAAGGATACAATTGAGGATGTTTATGAGCCCTATTTAATGCAGGAAGGCTTTATTGAGAGAACAGCAAGAGGCAGAGTTGCTACCCGTCTTGCCTATGAGGTTTTGAAAAAGAAGATTCCGGAGAGACTTTTTTAA
- a CDS encoding HIT family protein: MKVLWAPWRIEYILGQKEKGCIFCDKPKEDRDRDNLILYRGKLSFIIMNKYPYSSGHLMVVPYRHVHSLEELNKEELTECMVLTVKCLKCLKKVMHPDGFNVGLNIGVVASASIDEHLHWHIVPRWAGDVGFMTILDDIRVVPEHILATYDKLYPCFKEEE, translated from the coding sequence ATGAAAGTTTTATGGGCACCATGGAGGATTGAGTATATACTCGGGCAGAAAGAAAAGGGGTGTATATTCTGTGATAAACCCAAAGAGGACAGAGACAGAGATAATCTTATTCTTTACAGAGGCAAACTTTCTTTTATTATCATGAATAAATATCCTTACAGTTCAGGACATCTCATGGTAGTACCGTACAGGCATGTGCACAGTCTTGAAGAACTGAATAAAGAGGAACTTACAGAATGCATGGTTCTTACTGTTAAATGTCTGAAGTGTCTCAAAAAAGTAATGCATCCAGATGGATTCAATGTAGGACTCAATATTGGAGTAGTGGCTTCTGCAAGTATTGATGAACATCTTCACTGGCATATTGTACCACGCTGGGCAGGAGATGTTGGATTTATGACAATACTTGATGACATAAGAGTGGTACCAGAACACATCCTTGCAACCTATGACAAACTTTATCCATGCTTTAAGGAGGAAGAATAA
- the ruvA gene encoding Holliday junction branch migration protein RuvA has product MLDFIIGKAVTVKQDRVVVQTGGIGYSIKIPVRLSRYINTDEEVQIYTALILKEELIEIYGFLDSSERDLFEKLIKISGIGPTMAINILSTYDRETLLKIIEDEDIKSLSKIPGVGKKTAQRIFLELKGVLPSLKYERDQRYEDLLSALVSLGYKRLEAKEVLEKVYNNEKDEATIIKEALSILTGKDGK; this is encoded by the coding sequence ATGCTTGATTTTATAATAGGTAAAGCTGTTACTGTTAAACAGGACAGAGTTGTTGTTCAAACAGGTGGAATTGGCTATTCAATCAAAATACCAGTTAGACTATCCAGATACATAAACACAGATGAGGAAGTTCAGATTTACACTGCTTTGATTTTAAAGGAAGAATTAATAGAGATTTATGGATTTCTGGATAGTTCTGAAAGAGATCTATTTGAAAAGTTGATAAAAATTTCAGGTATTGGTCCAACGATGGCGATTAATATTCTTTCTACCTATGATAGAGAAACTCTTTTAAAAATAATTGAGGATGAGGATATAAAATCACTAAGTAAGATTCCAGGAGTTGGTAAGAAAACTGCTCAAAGAATTTTTCTTGAACTAAAAGGAGTTTTACCTTCATTAAAATACGAAAGAGATCAGAGATATGAAGATTTATTATCAGCTCTTGTAAGTTTGGGATATAAGAGATTGGAGGCAAAGGAAGTTCTTGAGAAGGTTTATAATAATGAAAAAGATGAAGCAACAATTATCAAAGAAGCTCTTAGCATTTTAACGGGGAAAGATGGAAAATAA
- the queA gene encoding tRNA preQ1(34) S-adenosylmethionine ribosyltransferase-isomerase QueA has protein sequence MKITELDYPLPADLIAQEPILERDKARLLVLHKKTGQIEHKIFYEITNYFQEGDMLIINNTKVIPARLVGRKPTGGKIEILLIKQKKALSNEVEWEIMTKGKYEGDVFIDDIKAEIRINCDGKKIIFSMSPQDVKKLLDEKGFMPLPPYIKRQPSQSDRQYYQTVYAKANGSIAAPTAGLHFTDELLKNIANRGVKLREITLHVGVGTFKPIKVKNLEEHKMDSEYFEIEKSLIEEIYLVKKEGKKIFSVGTTTTRALEGYASEEYEDMGTDDFKIRGLTDIFIYPGYEFKIVDALITNFHLPKSTPLALVYAFCDSEKVKKAYMEAVEKRYRFFSYGDAMLIL, from the coding sequence ATGAAAATAACTGAACTTGATTATCCATTACCTGCAGATTTAATAGCTCAGGAGCCTATATTAGAGAGAGATAAAGCCCGTCTTCTTGTCTTGCATAAAAAAACAGGACAGATAGAGCACAAAATTTTTTATGAAATTACCAATTATTTTCAAGAAGGTGATATGCTTATTATCAATAATACAAAGGTTATTCCTGCGAGACTTGTAGGGAGGAAACCAACAGGAGGAAAAATAGAAATTCTCCTCATCAAACAGAAGAAAGCTTTATCTAATGAGGTGGAATGGGAAATAATGACAAAAGGAAAATATGAAGGAGACGTTTTCATAGATGATATCAAAGCTGAAATAAGAATTAATTGCGATGGAAAAAAAATTATTTTTTCTATGAGTCCTCAGGATGTAAAAAAACTTTTAGATGAAAAAGGTTTTATGCCTCTACCACCATACATAAAAAGACAGCCCAGTCAGTCTGACAGACAGTATTATCAAACAGTTTATGCAAAAGCAAATGGTTCTATAGCTGCACCAACAGCAGGTCTTCATTTTACCGATGAACTTCTTAAGAATATAGCAAACAGAGGAGTTAAATTAAGAGAGATAACGCTTCATGTGGGTGTTGGAACTTTTAAACCAATTAAAGTAAAAAATTTAGAGGAACATAAAATGGATTCTGAATATTTTGAAATAGAAAAGTCACTTATAGAAGAAATATACCTGGTTAAAAAAGAAGGTAAAAAAATTTTTTCAGTTGGCACAACCACAACAAGGGCGTTAGAGGGTTATGCTTCTGAGGAGTACGAAGATATGGGAACCGATGATTTTAAAATAAGAGGACTGACTGATATTTTTATTTATCCAGGATATGAGTTTAAGATTGTTGATGCCTTGATTACAAATTTTCATCTGCCAAAATCAACTCCTCTTGCATTGGTTTATGCCTTTTGTGATTCTGAAAAGGTTAAAAAAGCATACATGGAAGCTGTTGAAAAAAGGTATAGATTTTTTTCTTATGGTGATGCTATGTTAATCTTATGA
- a CDS encoding SpoIID/LytB domain-containing protein, with the protein MRLILSIVIIVFFSLPVYGIDRNDKSFIRVLLGDVRPKLNDLKHIKKVASKAIIDGSVYSGEIEIWKGSEGYFLINVVNLEDYVKGVVTSEVGINWPEEALKAQAVAARTYAVAQIIRNRDRNFYDVTSSVFHQVYRQDEGAEQIEKAVRETKGQILTYEGQPIMAFYHACSIGKTENPEEVFGKNYPYLKSVEVPSTPSPYTLWEKKISFDTLKKALSIDKISDVKIKSYTSTGRVKELEFSDGKNKKTIRTTELRRILQWTAIPSTMINSVKVEEDGVVFEGYGFGHGVGMCQWCAFQMAHEGKNYKEILQYFYPGTEITTINENN; encoded by the coding sequence ATGAGGCTAATTTTATCAATTGTGATTATTGTATTTTTTAGTTTACCGGTCTATGGAATTGATAGAAATGATAAGTCATTTATTAGAGTTCTTTTAGGAGATGTAAGACCAAAGTTAAATGATTTAAAACACATAAAAAAAGTGGCATCAAAAGCGATCATAGATGGTTCAGTTTATTCTGGAGAAATTGAAATATGGAAAGGTTCTGAAGGCTATTTCCTTATAAATGTAGTTAATCTTGAGGATTATGTAAAGGGAGTTGTGACATCAGAAGTTGGAATTAATTGGCCTGAGGAAGCACTAAAAGCCCAGGCTGTTGCAGCAAGAACATATGCTGTGGCACAAATTATTCGTAATAGAGATAGAAATTTTTACGATGTTACATCATCTGTATTTCATCAGGTTTACAGACAAGATGAAGGTGCGGAACAGATAGAAAAAGCTGTTAGGGAAACAAAAGGGCAGATACTTACTTATGAAGGTCAGCCTATAATGGCTTTTTATCATGCCTGTAGCATAGGAAAAACTGAAAATCCAGAGGAAGTTTTCGGCAAAAATTATCCCTACTTAAAGTCTGTAGAAGTACCATCAACTCCTTCACCTTATACTTTATGGGAGAAAAAAATTTCATTTGATACTCTTAAAAAAGCTTTATCAATAGATAAAATATCAGATGTTAAAATAAAAAGTTACACCAGTACTGGAAGGGTAAAAGAACTTGAATTTAGTGATGGAAAGAATAAAAAAACAATAAGGACAACTGAATTAAGAAGAATTCTTCAGTGGACAGCAATTCCAAGCACTATGATCAATTCAGTAAAGGTTGAGGAAGATGGTGTAGTGTTTGAAGGATATGGATTTGGTCATGGAGTAGGGATGTGTCAGTGGTGTGCTTTTCAGATGGCACATGAAGGAAAAAATTATAAAGAAATACTTCAATATTTCTATCCTGGTACAGAAATAACTACAATCAATGAAAATAACTGA
- the ruvC gene encoding crossover junction endodeoxyribonuclease RuvC has protein sequence MTIIGIDPGSRHFGYGIIDSEKMKLIDAATINIPLSMSLPGKLKYIYDLLSEVIDRHNPCEMAVEKIFAGKKIPSSFILGYTRAVALLAAAQKNISVYEYSSTEIKKALTGYGRAHKIQVKSMVYNLLNIDRKISYDCADALAVAICHIHSREFLKVLK, from the coding sequence ATGACCATTATAGGAATTGATCCTGGTAGCAGACATTTTGGCTATGGAATTATTGATTCTGAGAAGATGAAATTAATAGATGCTGCTACTATCAACATACCTCTAAGTATGAGTTTACCAGGAAAGCTCAAGTATATATATGATCTTTTGTCAGAAGTTATTGATAGACACAATCCCTGCGAGATGGCCGTAGAGAAAATTTTTGCAGGTAAAAAAATTCCTTCTTCATTTATTCTTGGATATACAAGGGCAGTAGCTCTTTTAGCGGCAGCTCAAAAAAATATATCTGTTTATGAATACAGTTCCACAGAGATAAAAAAAGCACTTACAGGATATGGAAGAGCTCACAAAATTCAGGTTAAAAGCATGGTATATAACCTTCTTAATATTGATAGAAAAATTTCCTATGACTGTGCTGATGCTTTGGCTGTTGCAATATGCCATATCCATTCAAGAGAGTTCTTAAAAGTGTTAAAATAA
- a CDS encoding D-sedoheptulose-7-phosphate isomerase, whose translation MEIEEKIKKAFEESIRVKEQFFKENINLIKEVSEIIAKTLNEGGKILIFGNGGSATDASHIAAEFVNRFKRERPGLPAIALNTDMAVITAIANDYDYSEIFAKQIKALGNSGDIAIGISTSGSSRNVIKAVEVAKKRGLKTIAFTSTKGEKLISKVDYAFAVPSEDTPRIQETHITLGHIICEVVEDILFELPATKKKVKQ comes from the coding sequence ATGGAAATTGAGGAAAAAATCAAAAAAGCCTTTGAAGAGTCAATCAGAGTTAAAGAGCAATTTTTTAAGGAAAATATTAATTTGATTAAAGAAGTCTCAGAAATTATTGCAAAAACTCTTAATGAAGGTGGAAAAATTTTAATTTTTGGAAATGGTGGAAGTGCCACAGATGCATCTCATATTGCTGCAGAGTTTGTTAATAGATTCAAAAGAGAAAGACCAGGACTTCCAGCAATTGCCTTAAATACAGATATGGCTGTTATTACAGCTATAGCAAATGATTATGACTATTCAGAGATTTTTGCAAAACAGATTAAAGCATTGGGAAACTCTGGTGATATAGCAATTGGAATAAGTACATCAGGTTCATCAAGGAATGTTATTAAAGCAGTTGAGGTTGCAAAAAAAAGAGGACTCAAAACAATAGCTTTTACAAGCACTAAAGGTGAGAAACTGATTTCAAAGGTTGATTATGCCTTTGCTGTTCCATCAGAGGATACACCAAGAATTCAGGAAACCCACATTACTCTTGGGCACATTATATGCGAAGTTGTTGAGGATATCTTATTTGAGCTTCCGGCAACTAAAAAGAAAGTAAAACAATGA